A stretch of Acidobacteriota bacterium DNA encodes these proteins:
- a CDS encoding bifunctional transaldolase/phosoglucose isomerase → MNPLRQLTELGQAVWLDFIRRKMLQDGELARLVKEDGLRGMTSNPSIFQQAIGGSDDYDEQLATILTAEPSTTATRLYEALAIEDIRQAADLLLPVYEGTGGDDGYVSLEVSPYLAHDTEATLEEARRLWAAVDRPNLMVKVPGTAAGVPAIEALTADGININVTLLFALADYEAVAQAYVRGLERCTAPERVASVASFFVSRVDSAVDAQLESLAQGAPGHPKSEAARALLGTTAICNAKLAYRRFEEIFRGDAFAALAARGARPQRVLWASTSTKNPAYRDVLYVEQLIGSDTVNTLPPKTLAAFRDHGEAQETLSEDVQQAAERIAALKILGVDLDAVTDRLQADGVAAFARSFDDLLSAVEHKRRAVLATRVPVMALDLGTAQGHLHRRLQDWQDEGFGRRLWLRDPTVFGTDWAPELVDRLGWLALPDSMRSRVPEITAFADEVRSEGFRHILLLGMGGSSLAPEMFQSVFGNAGSGGERWPALTVLDSTHPRAVESVLDSLDLARTLVVVSSKSGSTLETDSLRRILWQRIERAVQTPGDRSPGMHFAAITDPGSSLGALAKAHGYRHLFESPPDVGGRYSALSPFGLVPAALIGVDIAALLDGARAMALASGPDRSEFDNLSLILAAALVVAHKEGRDKLTLRTSPGLSSLPDWLEQLVAESLGKDGKGILPVAGENAPEAADDRLFIAFSLADEDEPEVPEGAPLLHIGLDDASGLGAELFRWELATAAAGAALGVQPFDQPDVQLAKEMAKQAMAGGGDVADHPPTLTGDAASRRSEVESFLSGGDHLVIQAFLAPTDDVAQEVSRLRELLAKRFGRPVTVGWGPRFLHSTGQLHKGGPERGRYLQLVDQPAVDLPVPGTDFDLARLVRGQADGDAAALRHRNRRVLRADLGADAVAALRSLREVLAEAETAGTAVS, encoded by the coding sequence ATGAATCCGTTGCGACAGCTCACGGAACTCGGACAAGCGGTCTGGCTGGACTTCATCCGGCGCAAGATGCTGCAAGACGGCGAACTGGCGCGGCTGGTCAAGGAAGACGGTCTGCGGGGAATGACCAGCAATCCTTCAATCTTCCAGCAGGCGATCGGCGGTAGCGACGACTACGACGAGCAACTCGCCACGATCCTGACCGCCGAGCCGAGCACCACGGCGACAAGGCTGTACGAGGCTCTGGCGATCGAGGACATTCGGCAGGCGGCGGATCTGCTGCTCCCGGTGTACGAGGGAACCGGCGGCGACGACGGCTACGTCAGCCTGGAGGTGTCGCCCTACCTGGCGCACGACACGGAAGCCACCCTCGAAGAAGCGCGCCGGCTGTGGGCGGCGGTCGATCGGCCCAACCTGATGGTCAAGGTGCCCGGCACCGCCGCCGGTGTGCCGGCGATCGAGGCGCTGACCGCCGACGGCATCAACATCAACGTCACCCTGCTCTTCGCCCTCGCCGATTACGAAGCGGTGGCCCAGGCATACGTCCGCGGTCTCGAGCGCTGTACTGCGCCGGAGCGGGTGGCCTCCGTCGCCTCGTTCTTCGTCAGCCGGGTCGACTCGGCGGTCGACGCCCAGCTCGAGTCACTGGCCCAAGGCGCGCCGGGCCATCCCAAGAGCGAAGCCGCCCGGGCGCTCCTCGGCACCACCGCCATCTGCAACGCCAAGCTGGCCTACCGGCGCTTCGAAGAGATCTTCCGCGGCGACGCCTTTGCGGCTTTGGCGGCGCGCGGTGCCCGGCCGCAGCGAGTGCTGTGGGCCAGCACCAGCACCAAGAACCCGGCCTACCGGGACGTGCTCTACGTCGAGCAGTTGATCGGATCGGACACCGTCAACACCCTGCCGCCGAAGACCCTGGCGGCCTTCCGTGACCACGGCGAAGCGCAGGAAACGTTGTCCGAAGACGTCCAGCAGGCGGCGGAACGGATCGCCGCGCTGAAGATTCTCGGCGTCGACCTCGATGCCGTCACCGATCGCCTTCAGGCGGACGGTGTGGCCGCCTTCGCGCGCTCGTTCGACGACTTGCTGTCCGCCGTCGAGCACAAGCGCCGGGCGGTGCTCGCTACTCGGGTTCCAGTGATGGCCCTGGATCTCGGCACCGCCCAGGGCCACCTTCACCGGCGGTTGCAGGACTGGCAGGACGAAGGTTTCGGCCGTCGCCTGTGGCTGCGCGACCCGACGGTCTTTGGCACGGACTGGGCGCCGGAACTGGTCGATCGCCTCGGCTGGCTGGCGCTGCCGGACTCCATGCGATCGCGGGTGCCGGAGATCACGGCCTTCGCCGACGAGGTCCGGTCCGAAGGCTTCCGCCACATTCTGCTTCTCGGTATGGGCGGCTCTAGCTTGGCGCCGGAAATGTTCCAGTCGGTGTTCGGTAACGCCGGCTCCGGGGGGGAACGTTGGCCGGCCCTGACGGTGCTCGATTCCACCCATCCGCGGGCGGTGGAGAGCGTCCTTGACTCCCTCGACCTGGCGCGAACCCTGGTGGTGGTGTCGAGCAAGTCCGGTTCGACTCTGGAGACCGATTCGCTGCGCCGGATCCTGTGGCAGCGCATCGAGCGGGCCGTCCAGACGCCAGGCGACCGGTCGCCCGGCATGCACTTCGCGGCGATCACCGATCCCGGTTCGTCCCTCGGCGCCCTGGCCAAGGCGCACGGCTACCGCCATCTCTTCGAGTCCCCGCCGGATGTCGGCGGCCGCTACTCGGCCTTGAGCCCCTTCGGTCTGGTGCCGGCGGCGCTGATCGGAGTGGACATTGCCGCTCTGCTCGACGGCGCGCGGGCGATGGCCCTGGCTTCGGGACCGGATCGGTCGGAGTTTGACAATCTCTCCTTGATCCTCGCTGCCGCCCTCGTCGTGGCCCATAAAGAGGGGCGCGACAAGCTGACCCTGCGCACCTCCCCCGGTCTTTCCTCGCTGCCGGACTGGCTGGAGCAGCTCGTCGCCGAAAGCCTTGGAAAGGACGGAAAAGGCATCCTGCCGGTGGCCGGCGAGAACGCTCCCGAGGCGGCGGACGATCGTCTGTTCATCGCCTTTTCCCTCGCCGATGAGGACGAGCCCGAGGTGCCCGAGGGCGCGCCGTTACTGCACATCGGTCTCGACGACGCCTCGGGCCTGGGAGCGGAGCTGTTCCGCTGGGAGTTGGCGACGGCCGCCGCCGGAGCCGCCCTGGGTGTCCAGCCCTTCGACCAGCCGGACGTCCAGCTCGCCAAGGAGATGGCGAAGCAGGCGATGGCCGGCGGCGGCGATGTCGCCGATCACCCGCCGACCCTGACCGGCGACGCGGCGAGCCGGCGCTCGGAGGTGGAGAGCTTCCTCTCCGGCGGGGACCACCTGGTGATCCAGGCCTTCTTGGCGCCGACGGACGACGTGGCTCAGGAGGTGAGCCGACTGCGGGAGCTGCTGGCGAAGCGCTTCGGGCGGCCGGTGACCGTCGGCTGGGGGCCACGCTTCCTCCACTCCACCGGGCAGCTCCACAAAGGTGGCCCTGAGCGGGGGCGCTACCTGCAGTTGGTCGACCAACCGGCCGTCGACCTGCCGGTGCCCGGCACGGACTTCGATCTCGCCCGCCTCGTCCGCGGCCAGGCGGACGGCGACGCGGCGGCGCTGCGCCACCGCAACCGGCGAGTGCTGCGGGCGGATCTCGGGGCCGACGCCGTCGCTGCCCTGCGAAGTCTGCGGGAAGTCCTGGCGGAGGCCGAGACCGCCGGCACAGCCGTCTCTTGA
- a CDS encoding PepSY-associated TM helix domain-containing protein, whose translation MKRHGPFRLSRRAVRLFYDIHSWLGILAGLALFVCCFSGTLALFEIELVDWERPSARSQGAGTANVDLDDTLSRVFEHLGDERDFFILLPTARSTSIEARAFGDGHVDRIYIDPADGTITEAEGETAFAFLTHLHTDLHLPRPFGRYLVGFLGIFLMLSLISGAMAHPKLIKELFLLRWRPSLRLTFSDIHKQLGVWSLIFGLFMAFTGAVIGLLGLFAPVMVLSAFGGDVEQATEAFSGPHFEATGVEAPMLPVAPLIAELEAAKPGFTTRSFLISHWGDETAELSVNLERTPYRHLAAGESHRLSLVDGRTIHVGSFTERGLGTRLFGSVQPLHYGLFGGIALKVIYLIAGLALSLGIFSGTMLWHARRRTAAVPGSWRERLYIRLGRAHLGVGLGLVVASCFAIAASRLDLAAVAPVFWTTWVVVLLVALVVPDGLALARLGGFAVAVSLGAAASVDLFTSPVTTPSTVAVDLVFLALGLLAAAASSLTPRTIFRFRAARRPSADAAGVA comes from the coding sequence GTGAAGCGTCACGGCCCCTTCCGCCTAAGCCGCCGGGCCGTCCGCCTGTTCTACGACATCCACTCCTGGCTCGGTATTCTGGCGGGATTGGCCCTCTTCGTGTGCTGCTTCAGCGGCACCCTGGCCCTCTTCGAGATCGAGCTGGTCGACTGGGAGCGTCCCTCGGCTCGCTCGCAAGGAGCCGGTACCGCGAACGTCGATCTGGATGACACCCTGAGCCGCGTCTTCGAGCATCTCGGAGACGAGCGCGACTTCTTCATCCTGCTGCCGACGGCGCGCAGCACCTCCATCGAAGCACGAGCCTTTGGCGACGGTCATGTCGACCGTATCTACATCGATCCCGCCGACGGCACGATCACCGAAGCCGAGGGCGAAACCGCTTTCGCCTTCCTGACCCACTTGCACACGGATCTGCACCTGCCGCGGCCCTTCGGCCGCTATCTGGTCGGCTTCTTGGGGATCTTCCTCATGCTGTCGCTGATTTCCGGCGCCATGGCTCACCCCAAGTTGATCAAAGAGCTGTTTCTCTTGCGCTGGCGGCCCAGCTTGCGCCTGACCTTCAGCGACATCCACAAGCAGCTCGGGGTGTGGAGCCTGATCTTCGGTCTGTTCATGGCCTTCACCGGCGCGGTCATCGGACTCCTGGGATTGTTCGCGCCGGTGATGGTCCTGAGCGCCTTCGGCGGCGATGTCGAACAGGCGACGGAGGCCTTTTCCGGACCGCACTTCGAAGCCACCGGGGTCGAGGCGCCGATGCTGCCCGTCGCGCCGCTCATCGCGGAACTCGAAGCCGCAAAACCGGGATTTACCACCCGCAGTTTCCTGATCAGTCATTGGGGCGACGAAACGGCGGAACTCAGCGTCAATCTGGAGCGCACTCCCTACCGCCACCTCGCGGCCGGTGAGTCGCACCGCCTCAGTCTGGTGGACGGCCGCACCATCCACGTCGGCAGCTTCACCGAACGCGGCCTCGGAACGCGACTCTTCGGATCGGTGCAGCCCCTCCACTACGGCCTGTTTGGCGGCATCGCCCTCAAGGTGATTTACCTGATCGCCGGCCTCGCCCTGTCCCTCGGCATCTTCAGCGGTACCATGCTGTGGCACGCTCGCAGGCGCACCGCCGCGGTCCCCGGAAGCTGGCGCGAGAGGCTGTACATTCGCCTTGGCCGAGCACACCTCGGAGTCGGCCTCGGCCTGGTGGTCGCTTCGTGTTTCGCCATCGCCGCGAGCCGGCTGGATTTGGCAGCCGTCGCGCCGGTCTTCTGGACCACCTGGGTCGTGGTGCTGCTGGTCGCCCTAGTGGTGCCGGACGGGCTCGCCCTCGCGCGCCTGGGCGGCTTCGCCGTCGCCGTTTCCCTCGGCGCCGCGGCGTCGGTGGACCTGTTCACCTCGCCGGTGACGACGCCTTCCACCGTCGCCGTGGATCTGGTGTTCCTGGCCTTGGGCCTCCTCGCCGCCGCCGCTTCCTCCCTGACCCCGCGCACCATCTTCCGGTTCCGTGCCGCCCGCCGCCCGTCCGCCGACGCGGCCGGCGTGGCCTGA
- the pgl gene encoding 6-phosphogluconolactonase — protein MSHRADSASQPMIDRIVLAKDAAAAARAAAVHIAEHLRRAVAERGEASWVLAGGSTPLPLYRSIAAEESVPWRQVTLWFGDERFVPPDDPHSNYRSAREALLGGLPERPVAVHPMVLPKEAQSPDGAFSVQRYEDLLRRWNRPFDVTLLGLGADGHTASLFPGALPPEDHHLVAQAEAPAAPRARITLTLEALRRSRGIVFLVTGEGKAPALRRVLAARPEAPDCPPAARVWPASGPMSGSVSGVRRWFVDLPALVGA, from the coding sequence TTGAGCCATCGGGCGGACTCCGCCTCCCAGCCGATGATCGACCGCATCGTTCTCGCAAAAGATGCGGCGGCCGCTGCCCGGGCCGCCGCAGTGCACATCGCGGAGCACCTGCGCCGAGCGGTTGCAGAGCGCGGCGAAGCCTCCTGGGTGCTCGCCGGCGGCAGCACTCCGCTGCCCCTCTACCGCTCTATCGCTGCCGAAGAATCAGTGCCCTGGCGGCAGGTCACCCTGTGGTTCGGCGATGAGCGCTTCGTGCCGCCGGACGACCCCCACAGCAACTACCGCTCAGCGCGCGAAGCCCTGCTCGGCGGCCTGCCGGAAAGGCCGGTGGCGGTCCATCCGATGGTGCTGCCGAAGGAAGCGCAGTCACCGGATGGCGCATTTTCCGTCCAGCGCTATGAGGATCTGCTGCGGCGGTGGAATCGACCCTTCGACGTGACTCTGCTGGGTCTCGGCGCGGACGGCCATACGGCTTCGCTGTTTCCCGGCGCCTTGCCGCCGGAGGATCACCATCTGGTAGCGCAGGCGGAAGCTCCGGCCGCGCCGCGGGCGCGCATCACCCTCACCCTGGAGGCCCTCCGGCGCAGTCGAGGGATAGTCTTTCTGGTCACCGGGGAAGGCAAGGCGCCGGCCCTCCGCCGGGTGCTCGCCGCCCGGCCCGAGGCTCCCGACTGCCCGCCGGCAGCACGGGTGTGGCCGGCGTCTGGACCGATGTCTGGGTCGGTATCCGGGGTGCGGCGCTGGTTCGTCGACCTGCCGGCGCTGGTGGGCGCTTGA
- a CDS encoding copper-binding protein, producing MKRSLLVVASCLFALFAIACGPDEPEAADSSSQRREIYQVRGEIRSMPGQSEVASALYLRHEAIPDFVGIEGDVVGMPTMTMPFPVAESVNLDAFQRGDRVSATLEVTWDGDPPFQLIAIEALPADTQLDFEAD from the coding sequence ATGAAACGCTCTTTGCTGGTCGTCGCTAGCTGCCTTTTCGCCCTCTTCGCCATCGCCTGTGGACCGGATGAGCCGGAGGCCGCGGACTCGTCGTCGCAGCGGCGAGAGATCTATCAGGTACGCGGCGAGATTCGCTCCATGCCCGGCCAGAGCGAAGTGGCCTCGGCCCTCTATTTGCGCCACGAGGCGATTCCGGACTTCGTTGGCATCGAGGGCGACGTGGTGGGCATGCCGACCATGACCATGCCCTTTCCGGTGGCCGAGTCTGTGAACCTCGACGCCTTCCAGCGCGGCGACAGGGTGAGTGCCACCCTTGAGGTGACCTGGGACGGCGATCCGCCCTTCCAGCTCATTGCCATCGAGGCGCTGCCGGCGGACACGCAACTCGACTTCGA